From Pyxicephalus adspersus chromosome 7, UCB_Pads_2.0, whole genome shotgun sequence, a single genomic window includes:
- the CCDC78 gene encoding coiled-coil domain-containing protein 78: MDTSKDSDLPLKDQVRQLNNENIQLLDRNERLYAKLNEMQEKMGKLAGSKTDLSSRLVLSEEEKLKISKELIELQIETNKIREHYEAETFELKNTVLALENRLMTVELQKEKLTGEYETVKERLHWVETNRKELADEYIVLKSNYLALSKEHEREVAKNDELSMELLNLAKRGNEENYSQSRALVNEATAELDRVRAMVDRLSARRIKPEELVASEHERRKLERSLLGNQDEIKEELESMKKIHNTQQHKLEERVVALGKELQEAKRAIRNTQHKMAEQSAVLLTSQSQMKEVEAENSRLQLQLKELNEEYRSRLNRYIQDLAEYVDGNMRNGSTSRQQLDPARMKHFVDSMLSDMKASHRSREEQLASATRQYKKRMQNLVKKHETLLIAYRMQRDQIMALGSNDVDPGPPEHHFSITDPELQSQSMVELNRLREDKARLETEIQDLREKRRINENTTSNQKIQGQLSDENWAEIRKQLREFTHNTQEELERERSQLLSRALVAEEQVAELQEYVDKHLGRYKQEIMRLRKLLGNEGPRAFSADGPPSYLSRGARTSSHDM, encoded by the exons ATGGACACCTCTAAAGACAGCGACCTCCCCCTAAAGGACCAAGTCAGACAGCTGAACAATGAAAAT ATACAGCTGCTGGATCGGAATGAGAGGTTGTACGCCAAGCTGAATGAAATGCAGGAGAAGATGGGAAAGTTGGCTGGTTCCAAAACTGATCTTTCCTCCAGGCTGGTCCTAAGTGAGGAAGAAAAGCTTAAG ATCTCAAAGGAGCTAATTGAACTTCAgatagaaacaaacaaaatacgaGAGCATTACGAGGCTGAGACCTTCGAACTGAAGAACACG GTCCTGGCACTAGAGAACCGTCTGATGACTGTGGAGCTTCAGAAAGAGAAGCTGACTGGTGAGTACGAGACTGTGAAGGAACGTCTACATTGGGTGGAGACCAACCGCAAGGAGCTGGCTGATGAGTACATAGTCCTGAAGAGCAACTACCTGGCCCTGAGCAAGGAACATGAACGAGAG GTGGCCAAAAACGATGAGCTGAGTATGGAACTCCTGAACCTGGCTAAGAGAGGAAATGAGGAGAACTATTCCCAGTCTCGGGCCCTTGTTAATGAGGCCACTGCAGAGCTGGATAGGGTGCGTGCCATGGTGGACCGCCTGTCGGCACGCCGGATCAAG ccaGAAGAACTTGTTGCTTCTGAACACGAGAGAAGAAAACTAGAGAGAAGT CTTCTCGGGAACCAAGACGAAATCAAAGAGGAGCTTGAGAGCATGAAAAAGATACACAACACACAACAACATAAGTTGGAGGAAAGAGT GGTAGCATTGGGCAAGGAGCTACAGGAGGCCAAAAGGGCTATTCGCAACACCCAGCACAAGATGGCTGAACAATCAGCG GTTCTCCTGACATCCCAAAGCCAGATGAAGGAAGTTGAGGCAGAAAACTCACGTCTCCAGCTTCAACTAAAAGAACTGAATGAGGAATATCGGTCCCGTCTCAACCGTTACATCCAAGACCTGGCT GAATACGTAGATGGAAATATGAGAAATGGCTCCACCAGTAGACAGCAGCTAGATCCTGCTCGGATGAAGCACTTTGTGGACAGCATGCTGAGCGACATGAAGGCCTCGCACAGATCTAGAGAAGAGCAGCTCGCCAGCGCCACCCGGCAGTACAAAAAGAGGATGCAGAATCTGGTCAAAAAACATGAGACTCTACTCATTGCCTATCG CATGCAGAGGGATCAGATTATGGCTCTGGGAAGCAATGATGTGGACCCAGGACCTCCAGAGCACCATTTCTCAATCACTGACCCGGAGCTTCAAAGCCAGTCTATGGTGGAATTAAACCGACTGAGAGAGGACAAAGCCCGGCTGGAGACGGAGATCCAGGATTTAAGGGAGAAG agacgCATCAATGAAAATACAACTTCCAATCAAAA AATACAAGGTCAGCTGAGTGACGAGAACTGGGCTGAGATCAGGAAACAGCTGAGAGAATTCACACACAATACACAG GAGGAGCTGGAGAGGGAAAGGAGTCAGCTGTTATCTCGGGCGTTGGTGGCAGAAGAGCAGGTGGCGGAGCTGCAGGAGTATGTGGATAAACATTTAGGAAG ATACAAGCAAGAGATAATGCGTTTACGTAAGCTTTTAGGCAACGAAGGTCCGCGAGCCTTTAGTGCAGACGGCCCTCCCTCCTACCTATCCAGAGGCGCACGCACAAGCAGCCATGACATGTGA